The window CCGCAGCGATTGCCAGAGGCACGAATGCCGGCTCGATGCCATCGTGCTGCGACGGCGTCGTTGTCGCCGCAAACGGCAGCACCAGAATGCCCTCGCGCACTTGACGTCGCCAATCGGAAAGCTGGTTTGCTATAACACCGTGACGGCGCGCGACATCCACTACGCGCACACCAGGCTCAAGGCTTTCCGCTACAATGCGAGCCTTCACATCATCCGGCCAACGCCGATTACCGCGGCGCGGCTCAACAACCTCATAGCGACCAACAAATCCATCATCTGCCATGCAAATCTCCAGATAAAACTGGAAACCTTCTCGCATACGCAGCAAGCCTCAAAATATAGCCAATCCAATGGGGCGGAGACGGCGCTTACGTACATCGCTTGCATATCGGCTCGTCCGACGGACATATTGCTGTCGGGTGGTTTCAGTCCAGGCCATTGTGCACTCCATCGAATCTTCGCAAATCCGAGGGAATCACAACTGGCTGAAATCACTCATATCTTTTTGGGGCAGCCTCTAAGACAATCCTCGAGCTCACAACATCCATCGTCCGCGAAGGACGTCTTCCGCCGCCAGGCGGAACTCTATGCCTCGGAAGGCCTTACCTCTGTGCTGCGGCGCTCAAGGCGTCTCGCGTCCAGCAGAATTCAGATCCGTCACTCCATATCCGATGCAAAATCACTGCCATTCTCCGGGCCAGGGCTACGATGGCTCTCTTGGCACCGCGCCGTTTCGCAAGGTTCATGGCCCACGCCTTCAGCCATGACCATTTTGCGACCCTGGTCAGCAGGGTCTGTGCAGCTTCGAAGAGCAGGGTTCGCATCATCCTGTCGCCGCACAGTGAGATGTGGCCTATCCGGCAACTTTCTCCCGATTGATTGAGGACCGGTGTCAATCCTAGCACGGCACCGACGGAGCGGGAATTTCGGAAACGGGCCGGAATATCGATCGTCGAGGTATACGCTAAGGCTACAATAGGACCCACACCGGGAACGGTCATTAACCGTTGGCAAACCGGATTAGTCTTGGCCGCTTCCCGCACTCGGCGATCCAGCTTTGCGAATTCATTCCGCAGCTTCAATCTCGCCGCAAGCAACGGTTCGAGAATTTCCTCCAGATCCGGCAGCTCACCGAGAAGCTCACGGATGCGTTCATCATATTTGACCGCTCCGATAGCTCCCACCTTGAGCCCGAAGTTGCGCAGCAACCCGCGAATGTCGTTTTCGATGGCTATCGCTTTTTCCTGCAGGAGTTTGCGCGCTGTCAGCAGCGCGCGATGCTTCTGGCTTGTCAGGGTTTTGACATGGACAGCTCGGAAAAGGTTGACGCGCATCATCTGGGCAATGCCACGAGCATCATTGCGATCGCTTTTGTTCGGCTGCGCCTTTAAAAAAGCCTTGGTGTGCCGGGTCTCGATACAGATCACGGGGTGGTTGACCTTGGTGAGGCCGTCGAACAGCCATTGAGATAGCGGACCCGCTTCGAGACCGATCCGCTCAATACGCCACTGCGGATCGGAAAGAAGTGTGATGAGATCATCCGGGTGACTTACTACCTTACGCTCCCGGCAGACTTTCCCGTTCTCATCGACAATACAAACGGAAGTCTCCTTTACGGAAACATCGAGACCGACATAATGCTTCATGCTGCGCTTCCTTTCTGATCCTTGTGGCTGATGGCTCAGACCACGTTCTACCATTAACTCGATGCGCAGCACCTTCCACACCGTCAAAGATGGGCACCAAGCCGATTATCCCATCTGCTCAGTCCGTCCGAGGATGTCATGGCGGCATGAAGGCCTCAAGGACGAGCGGTTCCCCCAATTTTGTCTCCGCTCCGGTTCCCTGCGCTCCGACAAAATCGGCTCCCCCACTCGCCGGCTCCGCCGGTCGCTGTCGCGATCCTTGACCCCTCCATCCCGCCATGACCGGAGCGCTCGTCTTTCACAAACGTCAAGGAGACGACGACAATGACAAACGAACTGGACCGGACCATCGTGGAACTGCAGGCCGAGCTGCGGAGCGCAGACCCGGACGAACGCCGCCAGATCGAGGCGGAGCTTGAACTGGCGCTGGCCGAACGCGAGGTCTTCGTGGCCGAACAGGAAGGTCGCATCAGCGCCGAGCCTCCTTTCTAAGGGAGGCTTTCGCCGTGTCGCCAAGCCTGTCCCGCCGGATCGACCGGCGCGTCAGGCTCGAAGCTTCGCTTCGCCATCGATGATCGCCAGATGCTGCGGTGGCTCCTTCGTCGCCGATCAGCCGACCGTTTTCATACCGGAAATGGGGTTTCGGTCTGTACCCGCGCGACCGTTTCTTTCTCAGAAGGTCGAGGAACAGACGAACCGCTTCCTCCTCCCGCTGGAAATGATGCACAAGCCTCTGACCGCCCGCGCCGATGCGCCCCCATCGACGGATGAGGCAAGCCTCCCCGAACAACGTCGGCTCGATCGACATGACACCGCAATCGACAAGGAGATCCATCATGCAACAACTCGCTCAATTCTTCGCCGCCACCAGCCGCCGGCTCCGCACTCTCGGCAAAGTGATCAGCCACTTCTTCCGCAAGGGAAAGCTTGGTCTGAAGCTCGCGATCAAGATCCCGTTCCTCGTCGAGACC of the Rhizobium leguminosarum genome contains:
- the tnpA gene encoding IS66-like element accessory protein TnpA, with the translated sequence MADDGFVGRYEVVEPRRGNRRWPDDVKARIVAESLEPGVRVVDVARRHGVIANQLSDWRRQVREGILVLPFAATTTPSQHDGIEPAFVPLAIAAEPPEPVNRFSLPRVVPDGPQVQVLTLQIGSDVVMRVPNDVPVERVAALVRAIRGAS
- a CDS encoding IS110 family transposase, giving the protein MKHYVGLDVSVKETSVCIVDENGKVCRERKVVSHPDDLITLLSDPQWRIERIGLEAGPLSQWLFDGLTKVNHPVICIETRHTKAFLKAQPNKSDRNDARGIAQMMRVNLFRAVHVKTLTSQKHRALLTARKLLQEKAIAIENDIRGLLRNFGLKVGAIGAVKYDERIRELLGELPDLEEILEPLLAARLKLRNEFAKLDRRVREAAKTNPVCQRLMTVPGVGPIVALAYTSTIDIPARFRNSRSVGAVLGLTPVLNQSGESCRIGHISLCGDRMMRTLLFEAAQTLLTRVAKWSWLKAWAMNLAKRRGAKRAIVALARRMAVILHRIWSDGSEFCWTRDALSAAAQR